In the genome of Streptomyces fagopyri, the window GGACACGAAGGACGACCTGCTCGAACTCGCCCTCGACGCGGTCTTCGGTGAACTGGAGCTACCCGACGCCGAGTCGGGCGAGGACTGGCGCGACCGGCTGCGTTCCGTCGCCGGCGGCTACCGGGCGCTGCTGGTCCGGCACCCCTGGGTGTCACCGCTCATCGGCACGTTCCTGAACATCGGCCCGCACTCCATGGCCTTCTCGCTCTGTGTCCAGAAGGTGGTCCGCAGCACGGGCCTGCCACCGTACGGCCAGATGGGCGCACTCTCGGCGGTCTTCCAGTTCGTGTACGGCTTCGGCACCATCGAGGGCCACTTCGTGCAGCGCTGCGCCTCGGCCGGCATGAGCCAGGAGGAGTACTTCCGCCAGGCCATGAGCACGATCAGTGAACAGCCCCAGTTCTCGGCCGACTTCGAGAGCGCCGCGGACCTGATGGAGGCCCGCGGCGGCGACACGGTCGAGGAGATGCGCGAACGCGACTTCACGTTCGCCCTGGAGACGCTGATCGCGGGCATCGAGACGATGGTGGCCCGCGGCGCGGACACGGCCTAGCGCGGACGCCGCCCGCCAGGGCTCCCCCGGTCGCGGGCCCCGCCCGCGGGCCCCGGCGATCTCCGTGGCGCTCCCCGGCTACTCCTGGGGCGCCAGGCGGGCCGGGAAGCCGCCCGTCGCGACCGGGCCCCACTTCTCGGGCGTGATCCGGATGATCGACTTCCCCTGCTTGCGCATCGCCTCGCGGTACTCGTCCCAGTCCGGGTGCTCGCCCGCGATGTTCCGGTAGTACTCGACGAGCGGTTCGACCGAGTCCGGCGGGTCGATGACCTCGGCCGTGCCGTCGATCTGGACCCACGGTCCGTTCCAGTCGTCGCTGAGCACGATGAGGCTGACGCGCTCGTCCCGCTTGGCGTTGCGGGTCTTGGCGCGCTCGGGGTAGGTCGAGACGACGACGCGGCCCGCGTCGTCGACCCCGCAGGTCAACGGCGAGCCCTGGGGGCTGCCGTCGGCCCGGCGGGTGAGCAGGACGGCGCGGTGGCGGGGGCGGACGAAGTCGAGCAGTTCGTCGCGGGATACGGACGTGTTCGTCGCGATGTTCGGTGCCATGGGGGCAGCCTAAGGGCCGGCCGGCGCCCCGCGACGGGGTGCCGCGGGGGGTGTCCCCTCACATCTGGGGCAACGACCCGCCCTGGACCGCCTGCATGTCCAGCTCCACCTTCAGCGTGGCGCCGATCGCGGAGATGCCCGCCTGGACGACCTGGTTGTAGTTCATCGCGAAGTCCTCGCGGTGGAGTTGTGCCGTCGCCCGGAAGGCCGCGCGGGTGCCGCCCCACGGGTCCGCGCCCGTGCCCAG includes:
- a CDS encoding TetR/AcrR family transcriptional regulator; this translates as MVRAADRAKRPARTSVWLEGKAPRGGAGRGGGQPSGLDRDRITEVTVRLLDAEGMARFSMRRLAAELNVTAMSVYWYVDTKDDLLELALDAVFGELELPDAESGEDWRDRLRSVAGGYRALLVRHPWVSPLIGTFLNIGPHSMAFSLCVQKVVRSTGLPPYGQMGALSAVFQFVYGFGTIEGHFVQRCASAGMSQEEYFRQAMSTISEQPQFSADFESAADLMEARGGDTVEEMRERDFTFALETLIAGIETMVARGADTA
- a CDS encoding PPOX class F420-dependent oxidoreductase translates to MAPNIATNTSVSRDELLDFVRPRHRAVLLTRRADGSPQGSPLTCGVDDAGRVVVSTYPERAKTRNAKRDERVSLIVLSDDWNGPWVQIDGTAEVIDPPDSVEPLVEYYRNIAGEHPDWDEYREAMRKQGKSIIRITPEKWGPVATGGFPARLAPQE